The Streptococcus sanguinis genome contains the following window.
CATGGTTCTACACCAGAGGATGGTATCAACGGAGCAACTTATTTAGCTCTCTTCCTCAACCAATTTGACTTTGCTGGTGACGCCAAGTCTTATCTGGAAGTGGCAGCTCAAGTTCTGCACGAGGACTTTACAGGTGAGAAGTTAGGAATTGCTTATACAGATGCTAAAATGGGCTCTCTCAGCATGAATGCTGGTGTCTTCCATTTTGACAGTGCCAAGGCTGATAATACCATTGCTCTGAACATCCGTTACCCTCAAGGTACTGATCCGAAAACGATTCAAACTGGTCTTGAAAAAGTTGCTGGTGTTGTGTCAGTAAGCCTATCTGAGCATGGACACACTCCACACTATGTCCCAGCAGATGATGAGTTTGTAGCAACACTTTTGAGTGTTTACGAAAAACAAACGGGTTTCAAAGGACATGAGCAAGTCATTGGTGGTGGAACCTTTGGCCGTCTTTTGAAGCGCGGTGTGGCTTTTGGAGCTATGTTCCCTGACTATGTCAACACTATGCACCAAGCCAATGAATTTACAGATGTAGAAGACCTTTTCCGTGCTGCGGCCATTTACGCGGAGGCTATCTACGAGCTAATCAAATAAAAAAGAAGAACTCGTTTGGCTTTGCTGGATGAGTTTCTTTGCAAGGAGCTGCTATGCATACAATAGAGGATATTGCTAAGGCCATCATGGCTGATCCAGATAATCAGAAATTTACGGAGCAGGGGATTAAGCCTCTTTTTGCGGCACCTAAGAATGCTCGGATTAACATTGTTGGTCAAGCGCCGGGGTTGAAAACCCAAGAGGCAGGGCTTTACTGGAAGGACAAGAGTGGTGACCGGCTGAGAAAATGGCTTGGTGTCGATGAAGAGACTTTTTATAATTCTGGATACTTTGCGGTTTTGCCCATGGATTTTTATTTTCCAGGACATGGGAAGTCTGGAGATTTACCACCTCGTAAGGGCTTTGCGGACAAATGGCATCAGCCGATTTTAGAGCTTTTGCCAGATATTGAGCTGACCATTTTGATTGGTCAGTATGCACAGAAATACTATCTGCATCAAAAAGGAAATATCAAGCTGACCGAGACGGTTCAGCATTATCAAGACTACCTGCCTGATTTTTTCCCTTTGGTTCACCCATCGCCCCGCAACCAAATTTGGATGGCTAAAAATCCTTGGTTTGCAGAGCATGTTGTGCCAGATTTACAAAAATTGATACAAAAGATTATTCATCAATAAAGGAGAAAAACTATGGATGCTTATCAACAAGTAGCTAATAAGTTGCAAGAGTTGGGGATTACCTTTGATGTGGTGGAGCACCCACCTGCATTTACCACAGAGCAAGCAGACGCCTTTATTGAAGGAATCGAGGGCGTTCGAACCAAGACCATGTTTTTGACCAATAAGAAGAAAACTCAGTATTACCTGCTGATTATGGATGACAAGAAAAGTCTGGATATGGACTTGTTTAAAGAGCTGGTTTCAGCCAACCGTATTCGCATGGCTTCAGCGGATTCTCTCTTCGAAAAAATGCAGCTGCCACCAGGAACTGTATCGCCTTTTGGTCTGCTAAACAATAAGGGAAAGGATATTCAAGTTTATTTTGATAAAGAGATTATCAACGAAGAACGCATGAGTTTCCATCCTAATACCAATGAAAAGACTATCTTTGTCTCTACAACAGATTTGTTTAAATTCTTGCAAGATTTGGGCTACTCTTACCAAGTGCTGGAGCTGTAACTAACCGTTTTACTGTGATAGAGGAACGCTATCTAGCTGCTCTTTCGGATGGTCGAACCTAGCGGATTGGTATCACTCGTTTGCTAGCGTCTTGTCCCTCTATTTTGAACTTGGATGAAGGACGTATCCAGCAACTTGCTTTGGCTCAGGGAATTCTCCAACAGCTGGATAATGTTTTTGTCAAACAACTATTAGATCTTGCTGGAGTATCTGACTGATTTTTTGAAAAGTCTAAGCTTAGAATGCTAAACTTTGTAGAAAGCGAGGTGATTCTATGAAAACGATGAAAGCTATAGTCATTTACGAATCGGGTGGCCCAGAAAAGCTTCTGCTGGAAGAAAGACCGATTCCAGAACTTCAAGAAGGCTGGACCCTGGTCAAGGTCAGAGGATTTGGGATTAACCACTCGGAGATTTTTACTCGTGAGGGCTTATCGCCTAGTGTCACCTTCCCTCGGATTTTAGGCATTGAGTGTGTTGGCCAAGTTGCCGAGACGACTCGAGCAGATTTAGAGGTCGGCCAGAAAGTGGTTTCCATCATGGGTGAAATGGGGCGAGCTTTTGATGGTTCTTATGCTGAGTATGTCCTCCTGCCTAACGACCAAATTTATACAGTCGCGACCAACCTGACCTGGACTGAGCTGGCAGCAGTGCCAGAGACTTATTATACTGCTCTAGGCTCTATGAAAAATCTGTGCATTGAGCCCAATGACAAGATTTTAGTCCGAGCTGCTACTAGCGGTGTCGGTTTGGCCTTTGCTCGTCTGGTCAAGGCACAATTTCCAGACACACATATCGTCGGTTCTGTCAATAGTGGTTCCAAACAGTTTCTACTCAAGAACCAAGCCTACGACGATATCATTATAGACCAGGATGGCCGACTGGAAACAGAGGATAAGTTTGATAAAATCCTTGAGTTGGTCGGTCCGGCAACTATCAAGGATTCTTTTGACCATATCGCAGAAGGGGGGATTATCTGTGTCACCGGTCTCTTGGGGGGCAGTGGGAACTGGATGATTTCAACCCAATTGAAGAAATTAAAAATAACAGTTTTCTGACAAGTTTTCACTCTGCTCATGTGAGCCAAGACTTGATGGATGAGTTATTTAACTATATTGACCGCTATCAGGTCAATGTTACACCAAGGCGTGTCTTTTCCCTAGAGCAAGTGCCCAAAGCTCATGCTTTTATAGAGGGGACGGCAGGTTTTGGAAAAATTGTGATTATGAATGA
Protein-coding sequences here:
- a CDS encoding uracil-DNA glycosylase family protein, encoding MHTIEDIAKAIMADPDNQKFTEQGIKPLFAAPKNARINIVGQAPGLKTQEAGLYWKDKSGDRLRKWLGVDEETFYNSGYFAVLPMDFYFPGHGKSGDLPPRKGFADKWHQPILELLPDIELTILIGQYAQKYYLHQKGNIKLTETVQHYQDYLPDFFPLVHPSPRNQIWMAKNPWFAEHVVPDLQKLIQKIIHQ
- a CDS encoding prolyl-tRNA synthetase associated domain-containing protein — protein: MDAYQQVANKLQELGITFDVVEHPPAFTTEQADAFIEGIEGVRTKTMFLTNKKKTQYYLLIMDDKKSLDMDLFKELVSANRIRMASADSLFEKMQLPPGTVSPFGLLNNKGKDIQVYFDKEIINEERMSFHPNTNEKTIFVSTTDLFKFLQDLGYSYQVLEL